The sequence below is a genomic window from Cytobacillus luteolus.
CTTTGTCCCTGGATTGGCTGCAATTCGGTCAGCAACTTCCTTTTGAAGCATCACTACAATTCCTCGTAATGGGAGTTGATCTTCTAGTAACTTCATAATAATCGGAGTTGTAACGTAATAAGGTAGATTAGCAACAACCATTAAATCAGTAAAGCCTTCAAACTCTTCTTCAATCACATGATTTACGTCAGCCTTCAATATATCACTGTGAATGACCTTTACATGTGGATAAGGTTCTAGTGTCTCATTTAAGATTGGAAGCAATCTTTGGTCAATTTCAAATGCAACGACCTTTTTAGCTCGCTTTGCAAGCTGCTCAGTAAGCGCTCCGATACCTGGACCAATTTCAATCACTCCACTATTCTCTTTAAGTTCTGCATGGTCAACAATTCGATTTAATACATTTGTATCGATTAAAAAGTTTTGCCCCAAACTTTTTTTAAATGAAAATCCGTACTTCTCTAAAATAGCTCTCGTTCTAATTGGCGTTGCTATATCTTTTGTCACTGTTTTTCCCCCTGTAAAACATCCGTTAAAGCTGTAGCAAATACTTCTTTCGTAATTTGAAACATTTGCAGACGTTTATGTAATTGTTTCCCATTAGTATACCCAATTTTTAAGATAGAGCCTAATCTTTCTCTTCTTTCTTTTGCTTTAGGACCACCAATAAGGCCTGCATCCACTAAATCCTGTAGCTCAATTTCCCCAGAGAATTCTTCACTTTCTTGTTTCACTGCCTCTAGAGCCTGTTTAATTGCATCAATGGTTGCATGCTCTACACCGAGCCCTTTTCCTGATTTAGCAATTGCCTCTTGTTTAGCTAGAAAGGCATGCTTACACCCTGGGACAGCCTCAGATATAATTTTTCGAATTCGTTCACCAGGATAATCTGGATCAGTAAATATGATGACGCCCCGCTTCTCTTGGGCATGTCTAATACGTTCTATCGTTTCATTATTTATGGCCGAACCATTTGTCTCTAATGTATCTGCATCCACTGCCAATTTAATTTTGACAGTATCATCTCTACCTTCAACAACAATAATTTCTTTAATTTTCATTTTTTCCTCCAAATGATGAAACTTTCTGGATTGTTATTTCGTCTAATTAGTAAAATAAGCAAATAGTCTGATAACCCTTACCTTCAGGTTATCCCATTATACCGAAAAAAAACAGAGGATCTTATGTCCTCTGTGAGTTTAAATATTAATCTAGAATTTTAATCTTAACAGATTTTCTACCCCAACGGTAGGCTTCCGCTTTAGTTGCGAAGAACACATCGATTTTATTTCCTTTAATTGCAGACCCTGTGTCTCCAGCTATTGCATACCCATATCCTTCTACATATACTTTCGTGCCTAAAGGAATAACACTTGGGTCAACAGCAATTACTTTCATGTCAGGATTTGCTCGCAGGTTGATGCCCGTTGCAGTTGTTCCTGAACAACCATTACAGTATGCTGTATATGCAGTTGAAGAAACGTAGAATTCCTTAACTACTGAACCAGTTCCACGGGAAACTTGGCGTTGAACTTTTTTCGTTCCAACAGCAACTACTCGATCCTTACTTTCTTTCAACGTTTCCGTTTTAACTAACTCTCTTGAAACTTCTTTTCCATTTTCAAGAATAACTGCAAAATGTTTAGCAATTTTTCCTTCTGAACCAGCATTTACTACTTTTTGCTTACCCTTTTCAATACTACTATCATTTTTAGTAATAACTGCATAAGCAACTGGTTCTTCCACTACATCGGTGACCTTTTCTATGCGTACGACTTTTACGACACTGTTTTGTGTGATCGTAGATTCCAATGCAGGCTCTACACGATCTAGTTCATTAAGTGTGATTTGTTGATTCTCTAAAAAGTCAGCGACAGTAGTCGAAGTTGCCCAAACGTGCTGTTCTGTTCCACCGACATCCAATGTTAGCTGAAAGGCCTTTTCTAGCGTAACTGTAATATCTTTAGTAATTTCAGCATCGATACCTGGTTCTACTTTATCATGTTCATTAACTGTAATTTTTTGCGCTTCCAATAACTCTTTGACTGTATCTGCAGTAGTCCAAACAGTTGATTTTTGATCCCCTATAACAATCTTTACTGGTTTTGACGCCTCCCAGACAATCTCCATATTATCTGTGATCTCAGCATCTTGTGAATGCGATAAATGGTCTTCCGAACGCACATTGATTTCATAGTTTTCTAGAAGTTCAGCAACAGTATTTGCATGGGTCCTTATTACTTGTTCCTCACCATTTAGGGAAAGGTTAACTGTTTCTTTCGTACCTTCATAAACTGCATAGCCCGTTCCTGCAGTTCCAAAAGCTAGTAAACTACTAATTGAAATTATGAATCTTTTTTTGTTCATTGACTCGGAAAACAGCTTTTTCATGTTTTTAATCACGATGAAAAACGCCTCCTTCTCTCGGAGTGATTATATAAAGTATCTTTCATTCTGTCAACCCCATCCATAGGTTGCTTGGACTGCATGATTTATTATCCTAAATTTTCTGATAAAAGGGAAGGGAAACTTGTCGACAAAGAAATATATGAATGTAAAGAGACATGTAGAACTTTTTATTTTCACTCATTCATTGGACAAGTCCCTGTATAATTTGACAAAAGTTACTATCACTTTATGTCGAATAATTTACGTGCATTGTCGGACGTTTGTTGTGCTAACTCCTCAAAAGGGATGCCTTTCAGCTCTGCAATTTGCTCAGCCACCAATTTTACATAGCTAGGTTCGTTTCTTTTTCCTCGAAAAGGGTGTGGCGTTAAATATGGACAATCAGTTTCAACTAATAAACGGTCTAATGGTATTTTAACAGCAACTTCTTTTGGAACCTTTGCATTCTTGAAAGTCACTGGACCCCCAAATGAAATGTAAAAGTTCATATCCATACATTGCTTCGCTACCTCATAGCTGCCTGTAAAACAATGCATAATTCCACCAACCTCGTGAGCTCCTTCTTCCTTCAAAATTTCCACCACATCCGCCGTTGCGTCACGGTTATGTATGACAATCGGAAGCTTTACTTTTTTAGCTAGTGCAATCTGTTTTCTAAATACTTCTTTTTGAACATCCTTAGGTGATTTATCCCAATAATAATCTAAGCCCATCTCACCTAAAGCAACTACCTTTGGATGAGCTGCAAGTTCTTCTATCCACTTAAGATCCTCATCTGTCATATCAATCGCATCAACAGGATGCCATCCGATTGTTGCAAAGATGTTATCATATGTATTCGTAAGTTCCATCGCTTTTGTAATGGTAACCCTATCAAACCCAACAACCACAATGGTTGATACACCCTCATCCTTAGCACGCGCAATAACTTCTTCGAGGTCTGATTCAAATTGTGTGGCGTTAATATGTGCATGTGTATCAATTAACATTGGTATGCCGCCTCCTTTATAGTAGAAAGGGCAGATGCTCATCTGCCCTAAAATACGATGTCTTTTTATTTCACTTTTGCACCATTTGGGAGATTTTCAGCAATGGTAGCTACTGAAAGAGTTCCATCAAGTGATCCCGCTAAAATCATTCCTTGAGAGAGTTCTCCACGAAGCTTAACTGGCTTTAGATTTGTCACACAAATCACTTTTCTTCCAACTAATTCTTCTGGTTTATAATATTGTGCAATTCCTGACACAACTTGGCGTTTCTCATAGCCTAAGTCCAACTGAATCTTTAATAATTTATCTGCTTTTTTTACAGGTTCAGCATGTGTCACTTCTGCTACTCGTAAGTCAACCTTCATAAAATCATCAATCGTGATCTCATCAACCTCTGGTATCTCAACCTTTTCTTCTTGCTTCGGCTGTGGAGTTCCTTGCATCTGAACTTTAATGTACTCTACCTCATCTGCAGTTTCTAAACGAGGGAAGATTGGCTCACCCTTTACTACCTTTACTCCCTCTATTCTTAAACCAAATTCCTCTAAACTTTCCCATGATTTAAGCTTTTCTTCTATAATACCTAATTGAGTAAAGATTCTTTCAGGAGTCTTTGTTAAAAACGGTTTTAAAAGTACTGCAACAAAACGAAGGGATTCAGCTAAATGAGACATAACAGAACCTAAAGCATCTTTATTGGCTTCATCTTTTGCAAGTACCCATGGCTGAGTCTCATCAATGTATTTATTTGTTCTGCTTACTAGTTGCCATAATGAAGTTAATGCGACTGAAAACTCCATTTTTTCCATCGACTGCTCATACCTTGCAACTGTTTCTCTTGCAAAGTTTGATAAACTCTCATCATATTCGGTTTGTGACCCAGAGTATGCAGGGATTGTATCGTCAAAATACTTACTAATCATAGCAACTGTACGATTTAATAAGTTCCCTAAATCATTTGCTAAATCATAATTAATGCGTTCAATAAAACCTTCAGGTGTAAATACTCCATCAGAGCCAAATGGAACTTCTCTTAATAAGTAATAACGTAAAGCATCTAATCCGTAACGGTCAATTAGGGTTACCGGATCAACTACATTCCCTTTAGATTTTGACATTTTTCCGTCTTTCATTAATAACCAACCATGTGCAAAAACCTTTTTAGGTAAAGGTAAATCTAAAGCCATTAACATAATTGGCCAATAGATTGTATGGAAGCGAACGATTTCTTTTCCTACTAAGTGAACATCAGCAGGCCAATACTTTAAGTACTTTGAATCATTATCTGTACCATAGCCAAGTGCTGTTATATAATTCGACAGAGCA
It includes:
- the rsmA gene encoding 16S rRNA (adenine(1518)-N(6)/adenine(1519)-N(6))-dimethyltransferase RsmA, translating into MTKDIATPIRTRAILEKYGFSFKKSLGQNFLIDTNVLNRIVDHAELKENSGVIEIGPGIGALTEQLAKRAKKVVAFEIDQRLLPILNETLEPYPHVKVIHSDILKADVNHVIEEEFEGFTDLMVVANLPYYVTTPIIMKLLEDQLPLRGIVVMLQKEVADRIAANPGTKEYGSLSIAIQYYTKAETVMTVPRTVFVPQPNVDSAIIRLTKREKPAAEVQNETFFFEVVRASFAQRRKTILNNLTNNLPRGKELKEQIEQALLQADIQPQRRGETLSIEEFARLSDKLNELM
- the rnmV gene encoding ribonuclease M5; amino-acid sequence: MEEKMKIKEIIVVEGRDDTVKIKLAVDADTLETNGSAINNETIERIRHAQEKRGVIIFTDPDYPGERIRKIISEAVPGCKHAFLAKQEAIAKSGKGLGVEHATIDAIKQALEAVKQESEEFSGEIELQDLVDAGLIGGPKAKERRERLGSILKIGYTNGKQLHKRLQMFQITKEVFATALTDVLQGEKQ
- a CDS encoding ubiquitin-like domain-containing protein; protein product: MIKNMKKLFSESMNKKRFIISISSLLAFGTAGTGYAVYEGTKETVNLSLNGEEQVIRTHANTVAELLENYEINVRSEDHLSHSQDAEITDNMEIVWEASKPVKIVIGDQKSTVWTTADTVKELLEAQKITVNEHDKVEPGIDAEITKDITVTLEKAFQLTLDVGGTEQHVWATSTTVADFLENQQITLNELDRVEPALESTITQNSVVKVVRIEKVTDVVEEPVAYAVITKNDSSIEKGKQKVVNAGSEGKIAKHFAVILENGKEVSRELVKTETLKESKDRVVAVGTKKVQRQVSRGTGSVVKEFYVSSTAYTAYCNGCSGTTATGINLRANPDMKVIAVDPSVIPLGTKVYVEGYGYAIAGDTGSAIKGNKIDVFFATKAEAYRWGRKSVKIKILD
- a CDS encoding TatD family hydrolase; this encodes MLIDTHAHINATQFESDLEEVIARAKDEGVSTIVVVGFDRVTITKAMELTNTYDNIFATIGWHPVDAIDMTDEDLKWIEELAAHPKVVALGEMGLDYYWDKSPKDVQKEVFRKQIALAKKVKLPIVIHNRDATADVVEILKEEGAHEVGGIMHCFTGSYEVAKQCMDMNFYISFGGPVTFKNAKVPKEVAVKIPLDRLLVETDCPYLTPHPFRGKRNEPSYVKLVAEQIAELKGIPFEELAQQTSDNARKLFDIK
- the metG gene encoding methionine--tRNA ligase encodes the protein MAEEKTFYLTTPIYYPSGKLHIGHAYTTVAGDAMARYKRLRGYDVMYLTGTDEHGQKIQRNAEEKGVTPQKYVDDIVQGIKELWDKLDISYDDFIRTTEDRHKEIVEKIFAQLVEQGDIYLDKYEGWYCTPCESFYTERQLEQGNCPDCNRPVEKVKEESYFFKMSKYADRLLAYYEENPEFIQPESRKNEMINNFIKPGLEDLAVSRTTFDWGVKVPGDPKHVIYVWIDALSNYITALGYGTDNDSKYLKYWPADVHLVGKEIVRFHTIYWPIMLMALDLPLPKKVFAHGWLLMKDGKMSKSKGNVVDPVTLIDRYGLDALRYYLLREVPFGSDGVFTPEGFIERINYDLANDLGNLLNRTVAMISKYFDDTIPAYSGSQTEYDESLSNFARETVARYEQSMEKMEFSVALTSLWQLVSRTNKYIDETQPWVLAKDEANKDALGSVMSHLAESLRFVAVLLKPFLTKTPERIFTQLGIIEEKLKSWESLEEFGLRIEGVKVVKGEPIFPRLETADEVEYIKVQMQGTPQPKQEEKVEIPEVDEITIDDFMKVDLRVAEVTHAEPVKKADKLLKIQLDLGYEKRQVVSGIAQYYKPEELVGRKVICVTNLKPVKLRGELSQGMILAGSLDGTLSVATIAENLPNGAKVK